The DNA window CGGCATCAATCAACAATACTTTCTTGCCGAGTTGGACGAAACTGCGTGCCAGCGCAACTGACGAGATACTTTTACCCTCATTGGGCCGTGTGCTGGTGAGCATAATCGATCTCGGCGCGCCCTGCGGCGTAAGAAATGCCATGTTGGTTCGGGCAGCAGCATACGCCTCACTGATCTCAGAACTTCGGCGCTGAAGTTCATCGACAATATTGTCCGAATCAGTCCGCGGAATGAGGCCGAGAGGCGAAAGGCCTAGTCTGCGGCTCACATCAGAAGGATCCCGAATTGTCTGATCCATCGTTTCACGAAGGTAGACCAGCGCGGCTGCCGCCAACAACGATGCAACAAGCCCGATTATCAAGTTTCGGAACAGGGAAGGAGCATAAGGATCACTCGGAGCAGAAGCCTGATCAATAGTGGTCATATTGTTCTTGCCGGCGCCGGCGGCTTCCAATTCCTTATAACGTTGCAATAGCGCGTCATAGATCTGCCGATTGGTATCAACTTCGCGTTTCAAAATGCCATATTGGATGCCTTGGCCCTGTTGGCCGAGAAAGGATCCTTTGGCCGCGTTCATCCGTGACCGCAGGCTCTGTTCCTGCATGCTGGCCTTGCGAAATGCAGCTTGTGCATCTTGGTTGTCGACAGCCCCCTCGCCCGCCAATGCTTGTTGAAGCGAGGCTATTTCAGCTTTCTTGGCTTGGATTTCTGGATAGCCCGGGCCAAATTTTGCTTGAAGTTCAGCCAGTTGGGCGCGTGTCTCTGCAAGACGGCTGCGAAGCCCGGCCGTTGCTGCAGCCCCCGACACGTTACGTGATCCGGATTTCAAAGCGGCTTCCGCTTCGATCCGTTGCGTGGTGGCTTCCGCCAATGCCTGATTCAAAGCGACCAGTTCGGCACCAACCAATGTTTGGGTCGCAGTTTCTGATCCGCCGCCTTCTGACGGGATCGCTAGAATTACAATCTCATTAGCATTGGCGTAATCAATCAACTCACGCTCAGAAACGGCCAATCGCTCGCGCAATTCTTCAATTTGACCTTCAAGGAAGGTCCGCGCCTCAATATTTGCACCAAACCGCTTTTCATAATTCGCTTCAATGAATTCACTTGCCCATAGATTGGCGATCTTAGCTGAGACTTCAGCGCTCGGGCTTGATGCACGAATGTCCACTAGGCTGGAGTTCGGCACGGGATCAATCGTCACGCTGCTCAGCAGAATACTTTCGATTCGACGCGAGGTGACATTACCAGACTCGTTCAAGTTAAACGCCTCTAGGAATTGACTGTCTCGTGTAAGATTTCCTGCATCAACAACTCGTTTCGCCAGAAATTTCGATTCCAGTAATTCGTATTGTGTCGTCAAATAAGCAATCTGGCCTGTGCGCGATGCATTCTCCAACGGGGCGACAGATGTCACATTTTGCTCGACCAACGAAATTTCAATCCGCGTCGTTGCTCGAAATAGTTCGGTTGATAACAACGTTACAACCAAGCCCGCCAGCAAGCCCAAAAGGATAATCCCAACAAGCCAATATTTAAGGTGCTGTGCCTGTATCCAAAACCGCTCAAGATCGATCCGCAAGGAATCAGATGCCTGCGCCTCGTTCACCTGGCTGGAAGCCGTTAGCTTTTCCATGGCGGAAATTGATGTATCAGTCATTTTAGCTCGCGATTATCTGATTGCGCGATCGATGAGGATCGCACTCGTCGACAGCAGCGGAATGAACTGCAGGATATTTTCCAAATTGCGCCTAGCGACTGAATCGCCAACGGTAACGATGTCGCCAGGGTAAATTAGCGGATCATTATAGTTCCCGCGCTGGATTGCTTCGATATTGTAGACGCCGATATAGCGCTGATCATTGATGGTGCGCATGACGAGCACATCGTCAACCTTCGCTATGTCTGACAATCCCCCGGCATTATTAACCGCACGAAGCAAAGTTTGCGATGTCGCGGACGGATAGGTACCAGGCCGCTCGACCTCCCCGCCAATGGAAATCGTTGGTACTGCAATCTCAGAGGGTCGTACGCGAACTTGTGGGTCAATTATATACTCACCGCGCAAGCGATCGGCAATCATCCGGCCGACCTGATTAGGCGTCTTGCCCGATACATAAAGATCGCCGACGAGGGGAAAGGCAATGTAGCCTTCGGCATCCGTCAGATAAGTCCCGCTGAGACGCTCTGCATCGGCCACGATAATTTCCAGCTGCTCTTGGCCGCCGACCGTGTAAGCTTTATTTGTAGATGGGGCAGGCAATTCCGCGAGAGACGCGACTTCAATGTTTGGTGCCAAACCAAATGCACGGTCTTTCGCGCAACCGGACAAAGTCAGGACCATC is part of the Pontixanthobacter gangjinensis genome and encodes:
- a CDS encoding GumC family protein, which translates into the protein MTDTSISAMEKLTASSQVNEAQASDSLRIDLERFWIQAQHLKYWLVGIILLGLLAGLVVTLLSTELFRATTRIEISLVEQNVTSVAPLENASRTGQIAYLTTQYELLESKFLAKRVVDAGNLTRDSQFLEAFNLNESGNVTSRRIESILLSSVTIDPVPNSSLVDIRASSPSAEVSAKIANLWASEFIEANYEKRFGANIEARTFLEGQIEELRERLAVSERELIDYANANEIVILAIPSEGGGSETATQTLVGAELVALNQALAEATTQRIEAEAALKSGSRNVSGAAATAGLRSRLAETRAQLAELQAKFGPGYPEIQAKKAEIASLQQALAGEGAVDNQDAQAAFRKASMQEQSLRSRMNAAKGSFLGQQGQGIQYGILKREVDTNRQIYDALLQRYKELEAAGAGKNNMTTIDQASAPSDPYAPSLFRNLIIGLVASLLAAAALVYLRETMDQTIRDPSDVSRRLGLSPLGLIPRTDSDNIVDELQRRSSEISEAYAAARTNMAFLTPQGAPRSIMLTSTRPNEGKSISSVALARSFVQLGKKVLLIDADLRHSGLSDFIGIDANPEHGLSAMLSGNTDLKSSVVAVNPHGFDILPTGHRPPNPVELLAGPGLGNVVRNALETYDQVLVDGAPVLGLADALEVSKAVDGVIYVIESNGVNTRAIETALSRLKSANATVFGALVTKLDQRNSAYGYGYGYGYGYGYGDGDGRDDQK
- a CDS encoding polysaccharide biosynthesis/export family protein, which encodes MTALTKTILLSVAMVLTLSGCAKDRAFGLAPNIEVASLAELPAPSTNKAYTVGGQEQLEIIVADAERLSGTYLTDAEGYIAFPLVGDLYVSGKTPNQVGRMIADRLRGEYIIDPQVRVRPSEIAVPTISIGGEVERPGTYPSATSQTLLRAVNNAGGLSDIAKVDDVLVMRTINDQRYIGVYNIEAIQRGNYNDPLIYPGDIVTVGDSVARRNLENILQFIPLLSTSAILIDRAIR